In Chryseobacterium camelliae, one DNA window encodes the following:
- a CDS encoding GNAT family N-acetyltransferase produces the protein MSVIIKKASVADIEILQQTGRQTFAETFSESNDEAQMKKYLEESFATEKIHSELSNPDSHFFIAWEEGHPVGYLKLNSGAAQTELQDGAALEIERIYVKKSHQGKKIGQLLYAKALDVAHELQKSYLWLGVWEENHKALSFYRKNGFYEFEKHIFRLGDNEQTDLMMKKNLE, from the coding sequence ATGTCAGTGATCATAAAGAAGGCTTCTGTAGCAGATATCGAAATCTTACAGCAGACAGGAAGGCAGACCTTTGCGGAAACGTTCTCAGAAAGCAATGATGAAGCACAAATGAAAAAATATCTGGAAGAAAGCTTTGCTACGGAAAAAATACATTCCGAGCTCAGCAATCCTGATTCTCATTTTTTTATCGCCTGGGAAGAAGGCCATCCCGTTGGATATCTCAAACTGAATTCCGGGGCCGCCCAGACTGAGCTTCAGGACGGAGCAGCCCTGGAAATAGAACGGATCTATGTAAAAAAAAGCCATCAGGGCAAAAAGATAGGGCAGCTGTTGTACGCAAAGGCGCTTGATGTTGCCCATGAGCTTCAGAAATCATACCTCTGGCTGGGTGTCTGGGAAGAAAATCACAAAGCACTCAGTTTTTACCGTAAAAATGGCTTTTACGAATTTGAAAAACATATCTTCAGGCTCGGAGATAATGAACAGACCGACCTGATGATGAAAAAAAACTTGGAATAA